In Flavobacterium luteolum, the DNA window TGCCCTAAAAAAAACAATCTTAAAAAGGTATATTTTATTTTTATCGAACATGATGCATGATTTAATATCCTGGATTCTGAGGTTTTAGATTTGGATTTGTGCTTAACTCATTTTGCGGAATCGGAAATAAACGATCTGTGGCAGTCCATCCAGGCTTTATTCCCGTCAGGGACTGATCCAGAGCGTTGAACCTCTTGAGGTCAAAGAATCGCATTCCCTGCTCGGTAAAAAACTCCCATTTTCTTTCTAGCAGGACAGCATTTAGAATCTCTTGTTTTGATTCGGCGACAGTTTTTGCCAGACCGGCTCGATTTCTGACTTTATTCAGATCTTCCTTGGCTCCAATAAGGTCGCCCTGCTGTGCCCTGGCTTCCGAGCGGTTCAGATATTGTTCAGAGAGTCGAAAAACGATTGAATACTCCTTTGAAGCCGGGGTCACGATCTGTTCCTTGTATTTGAATGCATGATACCATGTCTGGGTTCCTTTTGTGATTGATTTGATCCATTGTGTTTTTCTGAGATCCCCTGCGGAGAATGAACTTACCAGCCCTGCACTTAATGAAATTGAGCTTGGCGGTCCAGCAGTAAAGATAAATGTTGCGGCCTCCTTGGTATTCTGGCCTGCGGCCGACGACTGCAGCTGCCAGATAGTCTCTTTGGAGCCGATAAGAAAAACTTTACCTAGATCGCCCTGCAGGGAATAAAGGTCTGTCTGGTTCAGCACCGCCGAGGCTTCATTTGCAGCTTCTGCAAAATCACTGTTAAAAAGATACACGCGAGAGAGCAGTGCCCTGCAGGCAAGCTTATTTGGGCGAACGCGTTCGGTGCTGCTGTACGAGTCCGGCAACAGCAAAGCAGACTTGTTTAAATCTGCAATTATATTTTCAAAGACAACGTTTATCGCAGTTTTGCCAACGGTGCTGTTTTGATTATAATCTGTAGTTTTTATATAGGGTATATCCCCATACAGTCCAGTCAGATAAAAATGCAGCAATGCCCTTAAAAATAAAGCCTCTCCTATAAGCTCGTTCTTTGTTTCTGCAGATAGGTTTTTGCTGTTTTCAACGCCTTCAATAATTGAATTTGCCGAATATATCTGATTGTAGGTGGTATTCCAGTAACCAGAAACAATGGATGATGTGGGAAGCAATGCATTATTGTAAAATGGAATGCTGGTATTTGTGGGATTTCCATACGCGGTCAGTTCATCAGTGTAATTTCCCAATGTATTGGAAATCCCGCTGCTGCTTCCTGTAAGTATGCCCGTATCGCGCATTGAGGCGTAGATATTCATCAAGGCGGCGGTTGCCGTTTCATTATTTTCAAAGACGGCGGTATTTGTCAATTGAGATTTCGGAAGATCCACCTCGACAAATGAATCACATGCGTAAAGTGAAAGCGAGATGACCAGTGCTAAATATTTTTGTTTTTTCAGATGTATCATTTTCTTTGAATTAAAAGGTTAATTGCACTCCAGCGCTTACAACTTTCAGAGGAGGAAGAAAGCCATAGGTTGAAAACTCCGGATCGCCGTCTTTG includes these proteins:
- a CDS encoding RagB/SusD family nutrient uptake outer membrane protein, producing MIHLKKQKYLALVISLSLYACDSFVEVDLPKSQLTNTAVFENNETATAALMNIYASMRDTGILTGSSSGISNTLGNYTDELTAYGNPTNTSIPFYNNALLPTSSIVSGYWNTTYNQIYSANSIIEGVENSKNLSAETKNELIGEALFLRALLHFYLTGLYGDIPYIKTTDYNQNSTVGKTAINVVFENIIADLNKSALLLPDSYSSTERVRPNKLACRALLSRVYLFNSDFAEAANEASAVLNQTDLYSLQGDLGKVFLIGSKETIWQLQSSAAGQNTKEAATFIFTAGPPSSISLSAGLVSSFSAGDLRKTQWIKSITKGTQTWYHAFKYKEQIVTPASKEYSIVFRLSEQYLNRSEARAQQGDLIGAKEDLNKVRNRAGLAKTVAESKQEILNAVLLERKWEFFTEQGMRFFDLKRFNALDQSLTGIKPGWTATDRLFPIPQNELSTNPNLKPQNPGY